From a region of the Nonlabens dokdonensis DSW-6 genome:
- the recR gene encoding recombination mediator RecR, whose protein sequence is MNFSSKILEEAVNQVSQLPGIGKRTALRLVLHLMRQPEQNTDLLSDALLKMRHDLNFCKNCHNVSDVEICEICSSLNRDQSIVCVVEDIRDVMAIENTSQYRGLYHVLGGKISPMDGIGPQDLKVRSLVDRVKNKGVTEIIFALSPTIEGDTTNFYIFKQLDGLEVNTSTIARGIAVGDELEFADEVTLGRSILHRVPYENSLKS, encoded by the coding sequence ATGAATTTCTCCTCAAAAATCTTAGAAGAAGCCGTTAATCAAGTATCGCAATTACCTGGAATAGGAAAGCGTACTGCTTTGCGACTGGTGTTACATTTAATGCGACAGCCAGAACAAAATACGGACTTGTTAAGTGATGCATTGCTCAAAATGCGTCATGATCTTAATTTTTGTAAAAATTGCCACAATGTGAGCGATGTAGAAATTTGTGAAATTTGCTCCAGTCTTAATCGCGATCAGTCCATTGTTTGTGTTGTAGAAGATATACGTGATGTCATGGCTATAGAAAATACCAGCCAATATCGAGGTCTCTACCATGTTTTAGGTGGAAAAATTAGCCCGATGGATGGAATAGGTCCACAAGATTTAAAAGTAAGATCACTAGTAGATCGTGTGAAAAATAAAGGTGTTACAGAGATTATTTTTGCTCTTAGTCCTACAATAGAAGGCGATACGACCAACTTCTATATTTTCAAACAACTCGATGGACTAGAAGTGAATACATCAACCATCGCGAGAGGAATAGCCGTAGGAGACGAGTTGGAATTTGCCGATGAGGTAACACTAGGAAGAAGTATTTTACATCGTGTTCCCTATGAGAACTCGCTCAAAAGTTAA
- a CDS encoding DUF1599 domain-containing protein gives MSQTSQQYDAVISQCRDLFSKKMKDYGSAWRILRLPSLTDQIFIKAQRIRGLQTLSESKVDEGQESEFIGIINYSIMALIQLDKGVVEQPDLTLEVSLEQYDHHVAVTKQLMMDKNHDYGEAWRDMRVSSLTDLILQKLLRVKQIEDNEGATLVSEGIDANYQDMINYAVFAMIHLAE, from the coding sequence ATGTCCCAAACTAGCCAGCAATACGATGCCGTTATCTCACAATGTCGTGATTTGTTTTCAAAAAAAATGAAAGATTACGGTAGCGCATGGCGCATTTTAAGATTGCCATCACTTACCGACCAGATTTTTATAAAAGCTCAACGCATTAGAGGATTACAAACTCTTTCTGAATCCAAAGTAGATGAAGGACAAGAAAGTGAATTTATAGGAATTATCAATTATTCCATTATGGCGCTTATTCAACTAGATAAAGGTGTGGTAGAACAGCCAGATTTAACTTTAGAAGTATCTCTCGAGCAATACGATCATCATGTTGCTGTAACAAAGCAGCTTATGATGGATAAAAACCATGATTATGGTGAAGCGTGGAGAGACATGCGCGTAAGTTCTTTAACTGATTTGATTCTGCAAAAACTACTGCGCGTTAAACAAATAGAAGACAACGAAGGAGCCACGCTAGTTTCTGAAGGAATCGATGCCAATTATCAAGACATGATTAATTATGCGGTTTTTGCAATGATTCATCTAGCAGAATAA
- the folP gene encoding dihydropteroate synthase — protein MATINCAGTLIDLSTPHVMGIINCTPDSFYDGGKLKNDAAILNQVEKMLDDGATFIDVGGYSSRPDGTDISVEEELSRVLPVLDLITARFDIKGLSCDSFRESVIKKAISHGATIVNDISAGHLSEDMLQIVGNFQIPYIMMHMRGTPQTMKSMTDYDDMILEINYYFSERIAAARSYGINDIIIDPGFGFAKTREQNFELLSNLNLLQAHNVPILAGVSRKSMIYKTLNTTAQQALNGTTALNMVSLMNGAKILRVHDVKEAMETIKLFKELTIN, from the coding sequence ATGGCGACTATAAATTGCGCAGGTACACTTATCGATCTTTCTACGCCTCATGTAATGGGCATTATAAACTGCACACCAGACTCTTTTTATGATGGAGGCAAGCTCAAAAATGATGCTGCAATCTTGAACCAAGTAGAGAAAATGCTGGACGACGGAGCTACTTTTATAGACGTAGGTGGCTATAGTTCGCGTCCAGATGGTACTGATATTTCTGTTGAAGAAGAACTTTCTCGAGTACTTCCGGTTCTTGATTTGATTACAGCTCGATTTGATATTAAAGGTTTGTCTTGTGACAGCTTTCGCGAAAGCGTAATAAAAAAAGCTATTAGCCACGGTGCAACCATTGTGAATGATATAAGCGCTGGTCATTTATCTGAAGACATGCTACAAATTGTTGGAAATTTTCAAATCCCTTACATCATGATGCATATGCGTGGTACTCCACAAACAATGAAATCCATGACCGATTATGATGATATGATTTTAGAAATTAATTATTATTTTTCTGAACGTATTGCTGCGGCAAGATCTTATGGAATCAATGATATTATTATTGATCCAGGATTTGGGTTTGCAAAAACTCGAGAACAAAATTTTGAATTGCTCTCAAATCTTAATTTACTACAAGCTCATAATGTTCCTATTCTAGCAGGTGTATCTCGTAAATCCATGATTTATAAAACTTTAAACACTACTGCTCAACAAGCGCTAAATGGTACCACAGCTTTAAACATGGTGAGTTTAATGAATGGCGCAAAGATCTTACGCGTTCATGATGTGAAAGAGGCAATGGAAACTATCAAGCTATTTAAGGAGTTAACAATAAATTAA
- the cdaA gene encoding diadenylate cyclase CdaA → MELPGFRIIDLIDILLVAAVVFYLYRLVKGTAALNIFIGIFIIYLIYQLTVFMKMEMLSQALGAVTGAGVVALIVVFQQEIRRFLLMLGSTQFTSRKRFLKQLRIFQEEKDTNDIVVDEIVKACKKMSATKTGALIGIKRDGSLDFIKNTGDEQDILVNSSIIQSIFYKNSTLHDGAMIVEGNKITATRVILPLSENRKIPQRFGLRHRAALGLTERSSAIAIIVSEETGQISLVQEGAFETYSDTKELVKKIKSLLA, encoded by the coding sequence ATGGAATTACCTGGATTTAGAATAATTGATTTAATAGACATTTTACTGGTTGCTGCGGTAGTTTTTTATCTGTACCGATTAGTAAAAGGAACTGCTGCTCTTAATATTTTTATAGGTATTTTTATTATATATCTTATTTACCAGCTTACCGTTTTTATGAAAATGGAGATGTTGAGTCAGGCTTTAGGCGCTGTTACAGGAGCTGGTGTAGTTGCACTTATTGTAGTTTTTCAGCAAGAAATTAGGCGGTTTTTATTGATGCTCGGCTCTACTCAATTCACTTCTAGAAAACGTTTTTTAAAACAATTGCGCATTTTTCAAGAAGAGAAAGATACTAACGACATCGTAGTCGATGAGATTGTAAAAGCTTGTAAAAAGATGAGTGCGACAAAAACTGGAGCTCTCATAGGAATTAAACGAGATGGATCCCTAGATTTCATTAAGAACACAGGTGATGAGCAGGATATTCTAGTTAACTCTTCTATTATTCAAAGTATCTTTTATAAAAACAGCACCTTACATGACGGCGCCATGATTGTGGAAGGGAACAAAATAACTGCTACAAGAGTTATTTTACCATTATCAGAAAACAGAAAAATACCTCAACGCTTTGGGTTGCGACATCGAGCTGCTTTAGGTTTAACCGAAAGAAGTAGTGCTATTGCCATTATAGTAAGTGAGGAGACAGGACAAATATCACTGGTTCAAGAAGGAGCTTTTGAAACCTACTCAGACACCAAAGAGCTGGTCAAAAAAATTAAATCATTACTCGCCTGA
- a CDS encoding DUF3667 domain-containing protein — MLYARQNFCSNCGSKWVDYRLTPKRIVTEVSNRYLGTDNVFLVTLIALLKYPEDVIDGYIKGQRKKYVNPASFYLISLTLIGLQIFILKHIAPDTLGFGDLKDAESVQTYVGYFYDYIGLFTTFFIPAYALTGYLVFIDTRKYNFSEHLVFCIYIFGFINILTFLLTPLVIGFTIDYQVISLIITPLTIVQFAWYYKRCFQLNLGQIVLKTLIAMIVFQIISVIYLIFFVVIIIGLTFLIRPELLKSITID, encoded by the coding sequence ATGCTATATGCAAGACAAAACTTTTGTTCTAATTGCGGCTCTAAATGGGTGGATTATAGGTTAACACCTAAAAGGATCGTGACGGAAGTTTCCAATCGATATCTAGGAACGGATAATGTGTTTCTCGTTACACTTATTGCCTTATTAAAATATCCAGAAGATGTAATTGATGGTTATATCAAAGGACAGCGTAAAAAATATGTCAACCCAGCTAGCTTTTATCTAATTAGCTTGACTTTAATAGGTTTACAAATCTTTATTTTGAAACATATTGCTCCAGATACCTTAGGTTTTGGTGATTTGAAAGATGCTGAATCAGTACAAACATACGTTGGTTATTTCTACGATTATATAGGGTTATTTACTACTTTTTTTATTCCCGCTTATGCTCTTACTGGTTATTTGGTTTTTATTGATACTAGAAAATATAACTTTTCAGAACATCTGGTCTTTTGTATTTACATATTTGGGTTTATAAATATTTTGACATTTCTACTCACTCCACTAGTCATAGGATTTACTATTGACTATCAAGTGATATCCTTGATAATAACACCACTTACCATTGTTCAATTTGCATGGTACTATAAAAGATGTTTTCAATTAAACCTCGGGCAAATCGTTTTGAAAACATTGATTGCAATGATTGTATTTCAAATTATATCTGTTATATACTTAATATTTTTTGTGGTAATTATTATAGGACTTACTTTTTTAATACGGCCAGAACTACTTAAATCAATTACAATCGATTAG
- a CDS encoding DUF3667 domain-containing protein: MERNCKNCNELIYAGKNHCANCGCKWIENRITMRQVGNDFADMYLGFDTKFVRTFVDLFKKPEAVILGYMNGRRVNYMDAVRYILLSLFVTGIYTFVLKQTGAIDKIIDSQAAATMEAYMDMGMPEQQAIESTAQAQKFTQQIFEFQGFFLLLTIPLLAFAARLTFWGKRYFNFTEQIVFYLYTYSHFVMATTPITILLVFFAPDYFSYLGFVTFPLLYLYNAYCYKKCFNLNNATIITKTLVSIFIIIGVFIASGILIGIVGIIVGLILKATGVL, from the coding sequence ATGGAAAGAAATTGTAAAAACTGTAACGAACTTATTTATGCTGGAAAAAATCATTGTGCAAATTGCGGTTGTAAATGGATTGAGAATCGCATTACTATGCGGCAAGTAGGCAATGATTTTGCCGACATGTACCTAGGTTTTGACACAAAGTTTGTGAGAACATTTGTGGACTTATTCAAAAAGCCAGAGGCCGTAATTTTAGGTTATATGAACGGCCGCCGTGTGAACTATATGGATGCTGTACGTTATATTTTATTATCACTTTTTGTTACTGGTATTTACACCTTTGTTCTTAAACAAACAGGTGCCATTGATAAAATAATTGACAGTCAGGCAGCAGCAACAATGGAAGCCTATATGGACATGGGAATGCCTGAACAGCAAGCCATAGAGAGTACTGCACAAGCTCAGAAATTTACCCAGCAAATTTTTGAATTCCAAGGGTTCTTTTTGCTTTTGACAATTCCGCTGCTTGCTTTTGCTGCTAGATTAACTTTTTGGGGGAAAAGATATTTTAATTTTACAGAGCAAATCGTATTTTATTTATATACATATAGTCATTTTGTGATGGCTACTACACCTATAACAATTCTACTTGTTTTCTTTGCACCAGATTATTTTTCTTACTTGGGGTTTGTAACGTTTCCTTTATTATACTTGTACAATGCTTATTGTTATAAGAAATGCTTTAACTTAAATAACGCCACGATTATCACAAAAACATTGGTCTCCATATTTATTATTATAGGAGTTTTTATTGCTTCAGGAATATTAATTGGAATCGTTGGAATTATAGTCGGACTTATTCTCAAAGCAACTGGTGTACTTTAA
- a CDS encoding DUF3667 domain-containing protein, with amino-acid sequence MVRNCKNCNELIYAGKTHCASCGCKWIENRITMRQVGHDFADMYIGLDTKFVRTFLDLFRRPEAVILGYMNGRRVNYMDAVRYILLSLFVTGIYMFIMKNSGAMDEYLANTLEQYSGTAYNTLNKEQLERQLRVVNKVMDYQSLIVFLTIPILALAGRITFWGKRYFNYTEQLVFYMYTYSQIIILTTPISLILLWVSPELFTYWSYVTYPAMFLYNAYCYKRCFKLDLSSTILKSLVGFITILILLVLSVILSVLLGFIGALIADKLGYDVKGFFETNFG; translated from the coding sequence ATGGTTAGAAACTGTAAAAACTGTAACGAGCTTATTTATGCAGGTAAGACACATTGTGCCAGCTGTGGTTGTAAATGGATTGAGAATCGCATTACTATGCGGCAAGTAGGTCACGATTTTGCCGACATGTATATAGGATTAGACACTAAATTTGTACGTACTTTTCTAGATTTATTTAGACGTCCTGAAGCAGTTATTCTTGGCTATATGAATGGGCGTCGTGTGAACTACATGGATGCTGTACGTTATATTTTATTATCACTTTTTGTTACTGGAATATATATGTTCATTATGAAAAATAGTGGCGCAATGGATGAATACCTTGCAAACACTTTGGAGCAATATTCTGGAACTGCTTATAATACACTAAATAAAGAACAGCTAGAAAGGCAACTGAGAGTTGTTAATAAAGTCATGGATTATCAGAGTTTGATAGTATTCTTGACAATTCCAATACTTGCCTTGGCAGGTCGTATCACTTTCTGGGGAAAACGCTATTTCAATTATACGGAACAGTTAGTATTCTATATGTATACTTATTCACAAATAATTATTCTCACTACCCCAATAAGTCTAATATTACTTTGGGTTTCACCAGAATTATTTACGTATTGGTCTTACGTGACTTATCCTGCAATGTTTTTGTATAATGCCTATTGTTACAAAAGATGTTTTAAACTAGATTTATCTTCAACTATTCTTAAATCTCTAGTTGGTTTTATTACAATATTAATATTGTTAGTGCTATCAGTAATACTATCAGTATTACTAGGGTTTATAGGAGCTTTAATCGCTGATAAATTAGGCTATGATGTAAAAGGTTTCTTTGAAACTAATTTTGGATAA
- a CDS encoding ABC transporter ATP-binding protein has protein sequence MASTTGNAFNMSLFKRLLSYTKPYKLTYYFVALSAILIAVVAIGMPYLIKVAIDNHIVPQDFNGSQTILGIEYGGFVGVIVLMVAVLVADVLLQLSFIYYANWLGQQVIRDLRIKLFKHMMGFKMQYFDKSAVGKLVTRAVSDIETIASIFSQGLFVIISDLLKMLVVLGFMAVSSWKLTLIALIVMPFILYATRVFQKAMKVAFEEVRTQVSNLNSFVQERVTGMKIVQIFNREKIEYEQFKEINDKHRNAWVKTVWYNSIFFPIAEMASSITIGLIVYIGVVMNIGTQNSELVVPIGTIVMFIDLSQKLFRPLRQIADKFNTLQMGMVAANRVFGIIDTESQIEDQGELIAADLKGIIEFKNVDFGYVENELVLKNLSFEVQAGETVAIVGATGAGKSTIINLLSRFYEINSGEILIDSASAKAYQLSSLRSQIAVVLQDVFLFADTILNNITLQNPDISEADVIDAAKKIGVHKFIMTLPNGYQYNVKERGVMLSSGQRQLIAFLRAYVSNPSILILDEATSSVDAYSEQLIQDATDIITEGRTSIVIAHRLATIKKADKIIVMDAGEIVEMGTHNELLEKENGYYKNLYEVQFLQQEVA, from the coding sequence ATGGCTTCAACTACAGGTAATGCATTTAATATGTCTCTTTTTAAGAGATTGCTTTCTTATACAAAGCCTTATAAACTAACTTATTACTTTGTTGCTTTGAGCGCCATTTTGATTGCTGTAGTCGCCATTGGGATGCCGTATTTGATTAAAGTAGCAATTGATAATCATATCGTGCCTCAGGATTTCAATGGTTCTCAAACTATTCTAGGAATTGAATATGGAGGTTTTGTAGGAGTGATAGTCCTGATGGTAGCTGTACTCGTTGCAGATGTATTATTACAACTCAGTTTTATTTATTATGCTAACTGGTTAGGGCAGCAAGTAATACGCGATTTACGTATCAAACTCTTCAAACACATGATGGGTTTCAAGATGCAATACTTTGATAAAAGTGCTGTAGGTAAATTAGTAACCAGAGCAGTGAGTGATATAGAAACCATTGCAAGTATTTTTTCTCAAGGTCTTTTTGTGATTATTTCTGATCTGTTGAAAATGTTAGTTGTTTTAGGCTTTATGGCGGTCTCAAGCTGGAAGCTGACCTTAATAGCTCTTATTGTCATGCCATTTATTCTTTACGCTACGCGTGTTTTTCAAAAGGCCATGAAAGTAGCCTTTGAAGAAGTGCGTACACAAGTAAGTAATCTTAATTCATTTGTTCAAGAGCGTGTTACAGGCATGAAAATCGTGCAGATTTTTAATCGAGAAAAGATTGAATATGAGCAATTTAAAGAAATTAATGACAAGCATAGAAATGCTTGGGTAAAAACGGTTTGGTACAACTCGATTTTCTTCCCGATTGCAGAAATGGCTTCTAGCATTACCATAGGTCTGATCGTTTATATAGGAGTTGTAATGAATATAGGAACTCAAAATTCAGAATTAGTAGTACCAATTGGTACTATAGTCATGTTTATTGATTTGTCTCAAAAACTCTTCAGACCATTACGCCAGATTGCAGATAAATTCAATACCCTACAAATGGGAATGGTTGCTGCAAACCGTGTTTTTGGAATTATAGATACAGAGTCGCAAATAGAAGATCAAGGTGAATTGATCGCAGCAGATTTAAAAGGTATCATTGAATTTAAAAATGTAGATTTTGGTTACGTAGAGAATGAGTTGGTTTTAAAAAACTTGAGTTTTGAAGTTCAAGCGGGAGAAACCGTCGCTATTGTAGGTGCAACTGGAGCTGGAAAATCTACGATTATAAATCTGTTGTCACGTTTTTATGAAATTAATAGTGGAGAGATTTTGATTGATTCCGCTTCCGCGAAAGCGTACCAACTTTCATCTCTTCGATCACAAATAGCAGTGGTGCTACAAGATGTTTTCTTGTTTGCAGATACTATTCTCAACAACATAACACTTCAAAATCCTGATATTTCGGAGGCAGATGTAATAGACGCGGCAAAGAAAATAGGCGTTCATAAATTTATCATGACCTTACCTAACGGATACCAATACAACGTGAAGGAAAGAGGAGTGATGTTGAGCTCTGGTCAACGCCAGTTAATTGCGTTTTTAAGAGCTTATGTTTCTAACCCTAGTATTTTGATTCTTGATGAAGCGACTAGCTCTGTAGATGCTTATAGTGAACAATTGATTCAAGATGCTACTGATATCATCACTGAAGGCCGTACCTCCATAGTTATTGCACACAGACTTGCTACCATTAAAAAAGCCGATAAAATAATCGTTATGGACGCTGGAGAAATAGTAGAAATGGGAACACACAATGAGCTCCTTGAAAAGGAAAACGGTTACTATAAAAACCTTTATGAGGTTCAATTCTTGCAGCAAGAGGTAGCTTAA
- the truA gene encoding tRNA pseudouridine(38-40) synthase TruA: protein MQETSRYFMELAYDGTKYHGWQKQPQSISVQEVIEDGLKKMLRENIRIQGAGRTDTGVHAAFMVAHFNYDGELDLEHLIYRLNRWIPKDIAIYDIRPVQETAHARFHATKRSYEYHFLLRPDPFQVNQAYVLFRKPDFKLMEQAASILLDYKDFESFSRVNTDVKTFICDLTEARFEYKDHKVIFHITANRFLRNMVRAIVGTLLEIGYGKRTVESMHDIIASKDRGQAGASAAASGLFLTKIEYPKELFL from the coding sequence ATGCAAGAAACTTCACGTTATTTTATGGAATTGGCTTATGATGGTACTAAATATCACGGCTGGCAAAAACAACCTCAAAGCATTTCTGTTCAAGAGGTAATAGAAGATGGGCTAAAAAAAATGCTACGCGAGAACATACGTATTCAAGGAGCAGGAAGAACTGATACCGGAGTACATGCGGCTTTTATGGTGGCTCATTTTAATTATGATGGCGAACTAGATCTCGAGCATTTAATTTATAGGTTGAACCGCTGGATCCCAAAAGACATCGCTATTTATGATATCAGGCCAGTACAAGAAACTGCACACGCGCGCTTTCATGCTACAAAGCGTTCCTATGAATACCATTTTTTACTAAGACCTGATCCTTTTCAAGTAAATCAAGCTTATGTGCTTTTTAGAAAACCAGATTTTAAATTAATGGAACAAGCCGCTTCTATATTGCTAGATTACAAAGATTTTGAATCTTTCTCTAGAGTAAATACAGATGTAAAAACATTTATTTGTGATCTTACTGAAGCCAGATTTGAATATAAAGATCACAAAGTCATATTTCATATTACTGCAAATCGCTTTCTACGTAATATGGTACGAGCGATTGTGGGGACTTTGTTAGAAATAGGTTACGGTAAAAGGACTGTAGAAAGTATGCATGATATCATTGCTTCCAAGGATAGAGGTCAGGCAGGAGCTAGCGCAGCTGCCTCAGGTTTGTTTTTAACTAAAATTGAATATCCTAAGGAGCTTTTCTTATGA
- a CDS encoding metallophosphoesterase family protein, whose translation MKILLLSDTHSHMDDFILKYVQQADEVWHAGDIGDLKVTDQIAALKPLRGVWGNIDDDNARMQFPEHNRFTCEGMDIWITHIGGYPGRYNQRVRPEIYDNAPDIFICGHSHILKVVNDKKINCLHMNPGAIGMHGFHQKRTMLRFEINDGKISNLEVIEKDRK comes from the coding sequence ATGAAAATATTACTTCTTTCAGACACTCATAGTCACATGGATGATTTCATCCTTAAATATGTCCAACAAGCCGATGAAGTGTGGCATGCTGGCGATATAGGCGATCTTAAAGTTACAGATCAAATTGCAGCTCTTAAACCCTTGCGAGGCGTTTGGGGAAATATAGACGACGATAACGCAAGAATGCAGTTTCCAGAGCACAATCGGTTTACCTGTGAAGGAATGGATATATGGATCACGCACATAGGCGGTTATCCTGGCCGATACAACCAGCGTGTACGACCAGAAATATATGACAATGCGCCTGATATTTTTATTTGTGGACACTCACATATTCTCAAAGTGGTCAACGATAAAAAGATCAATTGCCTGCACATGAATCCAGGTGCTATAGGTATGCATGGATTTCACCAAAAACGCACGATGTTGCGATTTGAGATTAATGATGGTAAGATTAGTAATCTAGAAGTTATTGAAAAGGACCGTAAATAA
- a CDS encoding DUF4293 domain-containing protein codes for MIQRIQTIYLFIAALVSGVLIWIVEFYIDGEGNEFVGMDSSLYYGIFVLSAVLSLIAIFLYKNRQLQTVVNRLNLLLNLFILGVYVYQSLMMSGETAVSEKGIGMFIPILSIVLIVLANKAIRKDEQLVKSADRLR; via the coding sequence ATGATACAACGTATTCAAACTATATATTTATTTATCGCTGCATTGGTCTCTGGAGTCCTTATATGGATCGTGGAGTTCTATATAGATGGAGAAGGAAATGAGTTTGTGGGAATGGATAGTAGCTTGTATTATGGTATATTTGTTTTAAGTGCAGTTTTATCGTTAATTGCGATATTCTTATATAAGAATAGACAGTTGCAAACTGTGGTTAACAGATTAAATTTGTTATTAAACCTTTTTATACTAGGAGTTTATGTATATCAATCGCTAATGATGTCTGGAGAAACGGCGGTTTCTGAGAAAGGCATTGGGATGTTCATTCCTATCCTATCTATCGTTTTAATCGTCTTGGCTAACAAGGCAATAAGAAAGGATGAACAACTCGTAAAATCTGCAGATAGATTACGATAA
- the rho gene encoding transcription termination factor Rho codes for MFQIADLKSKKLPELQEIAKGLNVPKIKSLRKLDLVYKILDLQAENPEVVKSLDIEATPETDKKEAPVKKVAPKKLAAKKERKPRAPKKETSKESKSDEKDDFVITEETLKGRKDPSRPNPRPRKEKKSSKSKSKDQTDSQKDAPKETTDSKDNSSNDSSDKNDNRNSRQKNTRSNSNQANVPKGNKDTRNRYRDPDFEFDGIIESEGVLDMMPDGYGFLRSSDYNYLASPDDIYVSQSQIRLFGLKTGDTVLGMVRPPKEGEKYFPLIKISQINGLDPKVVRDRVSFEHLTPLFPEEKFDLAGRRASISTRVMDLFAPIGKGQRGMIVAQPKTGKTMLLKDIANAIAANNPEVYQLILLIDERPEEVTDMQRNVDGEVIASTFDKEAHDHVKVANIVLEKAKRMVECGHDVVILLDSITRLARAYNTVQPASGKVLSGGVDANALHKPKRFFGAARNIEGGGSLSIIATALTETGSKMDEVIFEEFKGTGNMELQLDRNISNRRVFPAIDLTSSSTRRDDLLLDEKTMKFMWILRKYLADMNPVEAMEFISQKIKQTRNNEEFLATINDD; via the coding sequence ATGTTTCAAATAGCTGATTTAAAATCAAAAAAACTTCCTGAATTACAGGAAATCGCAAAAGGTCTTAATGTTCCTAAAATTAAATCATTACGCAAACTAGACCTGGTCTATAAAATACTAGACCTGCAAGCAGAAAATCCAGAGGTTGTAAAAAGTCTCGATATAGAAGCTACTCCAGAAACGGATAAAAAAGAGGCTCCTGTAAAAAAAGTAGCTCCTAAAAAACTTGCGGCAAAAAAGGAAAGAAAACCTAGAGCTCCTAAAAAAGAAACTTCAAAAGAATCAAAATCTGATGAGAAAGATGATTTTGTAATTACCGAAGAAACATTAAAAGGACGCAAAGACCCTAGTAGGCCTAATCCTAGACCTAGAAAAGAAAAGAAATCTTCTAAAAGCAAATCAAAGGATCAAACAGATTCTCAAAAAGACGCCCCAAAGGAGACTACTGATTCCAAAGATAATTCTAGCAACGACAGTTCAGATAAAAACGACAACCGTAACAGCCGTCAAAAAAATACACGCAGCAACAGTAATCAGGCAAACGTTCCTAAAGGAAACAAAGACACGCGCAACCGTTACCGCGATCCTGATTTTGAATTTGATGGAATCATAGAAAGTGAAGGTGTTCTTGATATGATGCCAGATGGATATGGTTTCTTGCGCAGTAGTGATTACAATTATCTAGCCAGTCCTGATGATATCTACGTATCACAATCGCAAATAAGACTTTTCGGTCTTAAAACTGGTGATACAGTTCTAGGTATGGTACGTCCTCCTAAAGAAGGAGAAAAGTACTTCCCATTAATTAAGATTTCTCAAATTAATGGTCTGGACCCTAAAGTAGTGCGTGATCGTGTTTCTTTTGAGCACCTTACACCTCTTTTCCCAGAAGAAAAATTTGACCTTGCTGGTAGACGTGCTAGTATTTCTACACGAGTGATGGATCTTTTTGCCCCTATAGGAAAAGGACAGCGTGGGATGATAGTAGCACAACCTAAAACAGGTAAAACCATGCTACTTAAAGATATTGCAAACGCGATAGCAGCAAATAACCCTGAAGTATATCAGCTTATCTTACTAATAGACGAGAGACCGGAAGAAGTAACAGATATGCAACGCAATGTAGACGGTGAGGTAATTGCCTCTACATTTGATAAAGAAGCACATGACCATGTAAAAGTGGCTAACATTGTTCTAGAAAAAGCAAAACGTATGGTAGAATGTGGTCACGATGTTGTGATTTTACTAGACTCGATTACACGTCTTGCTCGTGCTTATAATACAGTTCAACCTGCAAGTGGTAAAGTACTTTCTGGTGGTGTAGATGCAAATGCTTTACATAAACCTAAACGTTTCTTTGGTGCGGCTCGTAATATTGAAGGTGGTGGATCTTTATCTATCATCGCAACAGCATTGACAGAAACTGGTTCTAAAATGGACGAGGTAATTTTTGAAGAATTTAAAGGAACAGGTAACATGGAGCTTCAACTGGATAGAAATATATCTAACCGTCGTGTGTTCCCTGCTATTGATCTTACTTCTTCATCTACACGTCGTGATGATTTATTGCTAGACGAGAAAACAATGAAATTCATGTGGATTTTACGCAAGTATCTGGCTGACATGAATCCTGTGGAAGCAATGGAGTTCATTTCTCAAAAGATCAAGCAAACTCGTAATAACGAAGAATTTCTTGCTACGATTAACGATGATTAA